The genomic region AGGCGTTCCCCGTGCTCAAGGACCTCATCGTCGACCGGTCGGCGTTCGACCGGATCATCCAGGCCGGCGGCTACATCTCGGTGAACACCGGGTCGGCCCCCGACGCCCACGCTGCGCCGGTGGAGAAGAAGAAGGCCGACCGCGCTTTCGACGTCGCCACCTGCATCAGCTGCGGCGCCTGCGTCGCCGCGTGCCCCAACGGGTCCGCGTCGCTGTTCCTGGGCGCGAAGATCACCCACCTCGGCGAGCTCCCCCAGGGCCAGCCGGAGCGGTACTCCCGCGTCGTGGACATGGTCGCCCAGCACGACCACGAGGGCTTCGGTGGCTGCACCAACATCGGCGAGTGCACCGCCGCCTGCCCCAAGGAGATCCCGCTCGACGTGATCTCGCAGCTCAACAAGGACCTGCGCACCGCGCTCAAGCAGGGTCGCTGACCCGAACCGCCACGGTCCCCCGACGGCCGCCCCACACCGAGGTGTGGGGCGGCCGTCGTCGTTCGGGCCTCGCGCCGTTCGGCGTCCCGGGGCATTGAATGCCGTAGAAGCGCGGGAAGTGCCCGAGGAGTCGGACCGCGGCGGTGGTCGAGCCGCGAGCGCAGCGAGCGTGTCGAGACCCGGTCGGCGGATGCCAGGTCTGTGCCCGGGTCCATGGGTGCGTACGGGGGCCTCGACACGCTCAGGCGCCAGGGCGCCTTCGCGGCTCGACCACCGAGGACAGGTGGTCGAGCCGTGAGCGCAGCGAGCGTGTCGAGACCCCGGTCAGGTGGTGACGATGGTGGTGCCGGTGTGGTCGCGGCGCAGGTGGATGCCGTTCGGGGATCGCCACAGGTAGGTGGTCTCGTCGAGCTTGGTGTAGGTCCAGGCGGTGTGGGTCTTGGCCCGGTGGTGGGTCCGGCACAGGGGTGCGAGGTTGGGGTCGGTGGTCTCGCCGTACTCGCCGTCGCCCGGTGGTCCTTCACGTTCGTGGCGGTGCCGGACGACGTGGTCGGTGTCCGCGCGGCGGGCCGAGCGGGTGCACCAGGGGAAGACACAGCACGGGTTGTTCAGGACGACCCGCTCGGCCATCCGGTCGGGGACCTCGTAGGCGTCGGTGTGGTCGACGTCGGCCAGGTCGATCACCGGCTTCACGATGACCTGCGCGTCGGGGCTGGCGCACCAGGTCTTCACCTGGTCCGCGGAGACGAACGAGCGGGTGTTCTCGACCCGGGCCAGGTGCAGATCCCCGTCGCTGGGGCTGCCGAGGGCGGCGGCGCTGAGGTGGACGTGGACGACGACCTGGCGGGGCCGGCAGCGCTTGGACAGGCCCGCGACCTCGGTCGGGGTGGTGTCGAGGTCCAGGGCGAGCTGGCGGCGGGCGATCTCGCCGACGGCCAGGGAGCGGCGTACGTCGAGGGACTCCGCGCAGCCGAGCTCGCCGAGGACCCGGGCACCGCGGGCGACCGCGGAGTCGAGGTCGAGGGCGTCGGCGAGGTCGAGCTCGCCGTCCACGGTCACGGTGCCTGCGAAGGAGACGCGTCCGGTGTCGAGGTCGAAGTGACGCCGGTCGGCCGCAGCCTTCCGCTTCTCCTCCGCGCCTGCGGGGTCGAACCGGACCCGGGCCTCCTCGATCAGCCGGTCCAGGGCGGCGTACCCGATCTTCCCCGCCACCGCGTGGACGTGAGTGTCGACGTAGGCAGCACCATCGGCGGGCAACGAGAGGGTGTTCGCCGCGACCTTGCGGCCCCGCCACGCCGGCACCTCGCCGGCGCGGACCGCAGCCCAGGTCTTGGGGAGCCGGTGCGCGAGCTCGACCGCCTCGCCGAGCATCGCCCGGGCCGCGTCCGAGGACATCCCCAGGGCGGCGCCCAGCTCCAGCGGGGCGAACTCGGTGACCAGCGGAGCCCCCGGCCCCGCGATCGCGACCTCACCCTCCGCACCCGGCAGGCAGGCCGCGTCATCCAGGCAGTCGGTCGAGTGCATGGCGGCCCAGGCGACCGCAGCCTCGAGCAAGGCGACCTCGGCACGGTCGGCCACAGCCCGCTGGGACCGGGCGAAGGCCAGCACCGCGGCAGGGCTGTCGCACTCCCCGAGCGGGGCGGGGTTCGGGTCGATGGCCATAACACATTCTACTCGAACACACGTTCGAAGCACTAGGGCTGAGACGCGGAATGTGGAAAGAAATCCTGATACCTGAAGGCGGGACCGTCACCCCAAGAAATGGGAGCTGGCCCGCCGCGGAACCAAGACCCTCAACCCCAGCGGCGCCCAGCCGCCTCGTTCGGTGAACGGTGGTCTCGACGCGCTCAGGCGCCAGGGCGCCTTCACGGCTCGACCACCGGCTGCAGCAGCCAGCGGATGCGGCCGGACCGTCAGCGCTTGGTGGCGCGCAGGGCCTTGACGCCCAGGGAGCCCAGCAGCCCGGCGATGGCGAAGTTCACGACGATCAGGACGGTGTGGGCGACCCAGTAGCCGGTGGCCCGGTCCTCCCCCGCCGACCAGGCGTTGTAGAGGTTGCGCGCGAAGTTGCCGAAGCTGAAGACGTTCCAGGCGGCAACGGCGAGCAGCAGGATCGCGTGCTTGCGCTCGAACTTCACTAGATGTCCTTCCGACGGTGGATCAGGTGGAGGAGACCGGACGCCGTGAGGGCGCCGGCCACGAAGGAGGCGAGCCGGGTCGGCCGCGCGACGTCGTTCACGGCGGCCGCCTCGACCCGCGAGGGCATCCGCGGGCCCTGGACCGGCTCGGCGGGCTCGGCCTGGCGCAGGGCGCGGGCAGCGGGGCTGGTCCACGCCCAGGCCGCGGCGTACATGATCATCCGGGAGGTGTAGTTCATCCACACCACGAGGATCAGCGCGATGCCGAACGCCTGGAACGCGGGCTGGTCCTTGGTCACCGAGAGCAGCTGCCCCGAGAGCTGCTTGAGCAGCTCGAAGGCCACGGCGCCCAGCACGGCCCCCGACCACAGCGATGACCGCGGGACGTGGGGGGCCGCCAGCAGCCGGAACATCAGGTAGAACAGCACGGCGTTCATGCCCAGGCCGAGCACGACCGTCAGCAGCTTCACCAGGATGCCGAGCTCGGTGCCGAGACCGAGCAGGTCCAAGACGTCGTCGGAGAAGCCCGCGACGAGCCCGGAGACGCCGACCGCCACGAACAGCACCACGCCGAGGACCACCAGGGCCAGCAGGTCGCGGAGCTTGCCGGCGACCCAGCTGGGCTGCTCGGCGGACGGCTTCTCGAAGACCGTCAGCAGCGCGTCCCGCAGCGCCGAGACCCACCCCAGGCCGGAGTACAGGACGCCGACCAGACCGAGCACGCCCACGGCCCCGGCGGCGTCCTGGATGTCGGTCAGCGAGACCTGCCCCTCGCCCGACCCGACCAGGCCCGGCACGACCTGCTTGATCGCCCGGATCAGGGTGCCGTCGGCGTCGGGCACCACCTCGGAGAGGTAGCCGACCGCGAAGAACGACAGCGCGAGCACCGGGAAGAACGACAGGAACGCGTAGTAGGTGACCGCCCCGGCCTGCTGGCCGGCCTTGACGTCGCCGTAGTGCTGCTGCATCCGCACGACGTGGTCGACGACCGGCCGACGCCGCCGCAGCGCCACGACCCGGTCGCCGACGGCCTCCCCGAGGGGCGCCACCGCGTCAGGCCTCCGCGGTCCGGGACGCCGTCTCGAGGCCCGTCAGCACGAAGGTGCTGGTGGGATGCCAGCCGGTGCCGTCGTCGTGGGCGTAGAGGTGGAAGTCGTCGACGTCGAACTCGCACTCGAAGCCGGAAAGCTCCTTGAACGCCTGGTCCAGGCGGTCGTCGGCGAGGTCGTGGGCGACGGTGACGTGCGGGTGGTACGGGAAGGCCAGGTCGACGGCCAGCGGCCCGCACCGCACCGCTGCCGCGAGCTGCTCGCACTCGGAGATGCCGCGCACCAGGGTCACGAACACCACCGGGGACACCGGGCGGAAGGTGCCGGTGCCGCGCAGGTGCACCGAGAACGACGCGACGTTCGCGGCGACGCTCTCCAGATGCCCGACGACCGCTGCCAGGTCTGCCTCGGCCACCTCGGTGGGCGGCACCAGCGTGATGTGGGTGGGGATCATCGTCGCGGTGACGTCTCCCACGCTGGTGCGGTAGTCCTGGAGCTGGGAGGCCCAGGGCTCCGGGATCGCGACGGCGACTCCGATGGTTGGCACGCGCTGACCCTACCCAGCCCTACCGCAGGGGCGCGGCGAAGCCGACGCGCTCGTAGACGTCCGCGAGGGTCCGCTCGGCGACCGCCGCCGCCTGCTCGGCACCGTCGCGCAGCACCTTGCCCAGGTAGTCCTGGTCCTCCAGCAGCTCCAGGGTGCGCTCCCGGAACGGCGTGACGAACTCGACCACCACGTCGGCGAGATCGCCCTTCAGGTCGCCGTAGCCGCGCCCGGCGTACTGCTCGGCGAGCTCCTCGACGCCGGTCCCGGTGAGGGCGGAGTAGATCGTGAGCAGGTTCGAGACGCCGGGCTTGGCCTCCGGGTCGAAGCGCACCTCCGCCTCGGAGTCGGTGACCGCCGAGCGGATCTTCTTCGCACTCACCTTCGGGTCGTCGAGCATCTCGACGATCCCGGCCGGCGAGGACGCCGACTTCGACATCTTGCGGGTCGGGTCCTGCAGGTCCCCGATCTTGGCGGTGGTCTTGAGGATGTACGGCTCCGGCAGCCGGAACGTCTTCTTGTAGCGGCTGTTGAACCGCTGGGCGAGGTCGCGGGTCAGCTCGAGGTGCTGGCGCTGGTCCTCCCCCACCGGGACGTACTGGGGCCGGTAGAGCAGGATGTCGGCGGCCATCAGGATCGGGTAGGTGAAGAGCCCGACGCTGGCCGCGCCCTCGCCGCCCTTCGCGGACTTGTCCTTGAACTGGGTCATCCGGCGGGCCTCGCCGAACCCGGTCAGGCACTGCAGCACCCAGGCGAGCTGGGCGTGCGCCGGGACGTGGCTCTGCATGAAGATCGCCGACCGGGCGGGATCGACGCCCGCGGCGAGCAGCTGGGCGGCCGCGCGCAGGCAGCGCTCCCGGAGCACCTTGGGGTCCTGCTCCACGGTGATCGCGTGCTGGTCGGCGATGAAGAAGAACGGCTGGTGCTCCTCCTGCAGGTCCACCCACTGCCGCAGCGCGCCGAGGTAGTTGCCGAAGTGGAACGAGTCGGCGGTCGGCTGGATCCCGGAGAGGACCCGGGGGCGGGCGGCGGGGGCGGGGCTGGACACGTCTCCATTCTCGCGGATGATCCGAATCCGCGCTGAACGGGGGCCAGGCATGGACCGGTGCGACGTGGGTAGGTTCACCGCTCGTGTCACATCCGCCACGCCGTCGCTGGTGGGCGATGCTCGCCCTCGTCCTCGCCAACCTGGTGCTCAGCTTCCTGCTGCTGGGGGTCTGGTCCTCCCTGAGCCAGCACGACCGGGTCCTGGACCAGGACACCCTGGACGGCTGCCTGGGCGCGCTGCTCAACGACGGCCGACAGTGGTCCTACGACGTCGAGGACCCCCGCTTCGTGGGTCCGAACACGATCGAGGCCGACTTCCGCCACGTCGGGCGCGGGGGCACCGACGGCGCGCCCAAGGAGGGGACCCTGCGCTGCCGGCTCGCGGCGGAGGGCGAGCTCGACGACCCGCTCCTGGTCTCCTCCGTGGAGGTGGTGGCCCCGTGATCGCGCCCGTGCCGCGCTGGAGCGCCGTGCCGACGCTCCTGGTGGTCAACCTGCTGCCGCTGTGGCTGGTCCTCGACGGCCGGCTGGAGACCCCGGACCTGCTGATGACCTACGCGGTCGAGGCTTCGGTGCTGATGGTGCTCGCCGCTCCGACCGTGCCGGGTCTGGTGAGAGCAGCGAGCCGGGAGCAGGGCTTCCAGGCCGGCGCCGGCGTGCTCCTGGTCGTGATCACGGTGATCGGCACGGTGGCGAGCCTGACGACGAACATCGCGAGGCAGGTGTCCTGGGACCTCGGCTCGGTCCTCAGCATCGCCGCCGTCGGGGTCAGTGTCGCCATCGGGCTGGTCCTGTCCTGGCGCCGCCACGGCTCGCCGGTCCCCGGTCGGGGCGGCCCCGTCGGGGCCTTCGCGTGGCGCTTCCTGCTGCTGGTCGCCGGCGGCGGGCTGGGCCTGGGCTCGGCCCAGGCCTGGGAGCGGCTGGTGGCCCACGGCTGGGAGCCCGCCCCGCTGGGGGACAGGTGGGCTCAGCCGGCCGGCGAGCAGCTGGTCGAGTGGGGCATCGCGCTGGACCTGCCGACCGCTGTCGTCCCAGCCCTGTTCGTGGTCCTGGTGCGCACCCTCAACGAGGTGCTGCACGAGATCTACCTGATCTGCAAGGACCTGGACGCCGAGGACCGAGCCGCCGACAGCGCCGACCCGGCCCCGACGGCGGCTCCGGCTGAGAGCGAGCGTCCCGTCGCCTAGGACGCGTCGGCCGCGTCCGTACGCCGCTGAGCCAGGGCCGACCAGACCAGCACCAGCACCCCGAGCAGGGAGAGCCCGACGCCGACCAGCGCGGTCGAGCGGTAGCCGTAGCCGGCGGCGATCACCAGGCCGCCCAGCCAGGCACCGAGCGCGTTGGCGACGTTGAGCGAGGCGTGGTTCATCGCGGCGCCGAGTGTCTTGGCCTCGCCGGCCACGTCCATCAGCCGTAGCTGGAGGTTCACCACCAGGACCGAGCCCAGGGCGGTGATCGCGAAGACGACCGGCAGCGCCCACCAGCCGTGCGGGGCGGCGAGGTAGAACAGCACCATCACGACGGCGGTGCCGCCGGCGCCCGCGAGCAGCGAGCCGAACACCGACCAGCCCGCCAGCTCGCCGGCCAGCCAGGTGCCGGCGACCATGCCGAGGCCGAAGGCCAGCAGGAACACCGGGACCGTGGACTCCCCCAGGCCGCCGACCTCGGTGACGGTGGGGCTGATGTAGGAGTACACCGCGAACATGCCGCCGAAGCCGACCGCGCCGGCCGCGAGCGTCAGCCACACCTGGGGGCTGCCGAAGGCCGCCAGCTCGCGGCGGCCGGTGGCGTGGGGGTCGCCCGGGGTGGGCGGGACGAACGCGCGCACCATCACCAGGGTCAGGACCGCGAGCCCGGCCGCGGCGACGTACGCCGCCCGCCAGCCGAGGTGCTGCCCCAGCCAGGTCGCCGCCGGCACGCCGACCACGTTGGCGACCGAGAGCCCCAGCATCACCGCGGCGACCGCCCGCCCGGTGCGCTCGGGCGGCACCATGCTCGCCGCCACCAGCGAGGCGACGCCGAAGTAGATGCCGTGCGGCAGGCCGTCGAGGAAGCGCGCCAGCGTCAGGACCTCGTAGGACGGAGCGGCGGCGCTGAGCAGGTTGAAGACGGCGTACGCCGCCATCAGCGCCAGCAGCAGGCCGCGGCGCGGCCAGCGGGCCCCGAAGTAGGCCAGCACCGGGGCGCCGATCACCACGCCGAGGGCGTAGGCCGAGATCGTGTGCCCCGCGGCGGGGATCGAGACGTCCACCCCGTCGGCGACCTGCGGCAGCAGCCCCATCGTCACGAACTCGGTGGTGCCGATCGTGAACCCGCCCATCGCCAGGGCGAGGATCGCCAGACTGACGTGACGCGCCCCGCCGCGATCGGCCGCGGTGCGGTCGGTGGCGGTGCCGTCGGCGGCGGTCGTGGTCATGACGGGCCAAACCGGGCCCGGCGGCGCGCTATTCCGTGGCATCGACCACCTCGCGCGCCGACGCCCGGGCCGCCGGGTCACGTCACCATCACCGAGACGCAGCTCACACCAGCCCTACACTTCCCCCACACAGGTTTCCCATCTCGGGAGGAGGGACCGTGAGCGGAGCGAGCGACATCGAGACGACGCCGGAGCAGCAGTCGACGAAGGCGCACAGGCCCGGTGGCAGCCCGGTGCTGATCATCCTGATGTCGATCGTGGTCGTGCCCGCGGTCATCGTCGCCGACTCCTTCGATGCCGGACCCGCCGCGATCATCGGCGGCCTGGTGGCCCTGTTCTCCCTGGTCGCCTTCATGGGCGGGCCGCTGCGCGCCGACCTGCGCGCGGCAGCGCTGATCGCGCCGCTCCTGCTGTTCGCGGCGATCGTCCCGCGGCTGCTGGCCGAGGTGTCGCGGCCGGCCGCGATCGCACTGGTCGTGGTCCTCGGCTTCGTCGCGGCCCTCCTCCCGCTGCGGGGCCCGCGCTTCGCCCACGCCGGGCTCGGCCTCGGGATGACCACCGTGTACGCCTACGCCTACGCCCCCCACGGGGTGACGGACCATCAGCAGGTGATCGCGGCCGCCGTCGCCGGGGTCCTGGTGGCCCTGCTGGTTCGGCTGCTGCTCGGGGTCTCCGACCCGTCGAAGCCCACCCGGGAGCAGGTCGCCGAGGTCCTCGTCGCCGACGACCCGGCGGCGGCCACCTCGACCGCCTTCGACACCTGGCTCAGCGACGGCCGGCAGCGCTGGCTCGCCCAGGCACTCGAGGGGGCCTCCCGCTACCGGCTCGCCGTACGGGCGAACGAGCTCGACGCCGCGGGGTCCGGCTCCGACGGGGACGTCGCGGCGCTCCGCGCGCGGGCCGAGGAGCTGGCCGAGCAGCTCCGCGCCAAGCATCCCCCGGCCGGCGACGCGGCGGCCCCGGCCCCCGGGGCCGGTCCGGCTGAGGCGTCCGCGGTGCGGCGGGCCGACGCGGCCCTGGACTCCGTGGAGCACGCGGCCCACGATCGCGACCGGACACCCGTCGTCCTCGACCGCGGGAGCCGGCACGAGTTCCGGGACGCGGTGCTGCACCCCTCGGCCCGGTTGCGCTCGATCCAGGTGCGGCACGCCTTCCGCACGGCGTTCGGGCTGCTGGTGATGCTGCTGATCACCTACCACCTCGAGCCGGGCGACCCGTTGATCTCCACGGTGCTGCTGAGCACCTTCGCCATCCTCCAGGCGAGCTGGCGCGACACGCTCGGCAAGGCCCGGACCAAGGTCGTCGGCGTGGTCGCCGGCTCGGCCGCCGTCGCCGTGATCCTGCTGACCGTGCCGGAGCGCTACCTGACCGAGATCGCGGCCGTCGCTCTGGTGCTGGGGCTCTGGTACATCACCACCCGGCCCGCTCTCGGCGCGGCGTTCATGGTGGTCGTCAGCGTGGGGTTCAACGCGGTCACCCGCGACCTCGACCCCGGGGAGCTGCTCGTCCAGTACGCCGTGCTGACCGCCTGCGCCGTGGCCGTCGGGGTGGTCCTCGGCTTCGCCGTCGTCCCGGCGTTCCGGCCCGCGCCGCTGCGCCGGCGCGTCCTGGACGCGACCGAGGCGACGGCCGCCGTGCTGCGGGCCGCCTCCGACGGCTCCCCGTCGGTGCAGCAGTTCCTCGCGCTGCACCGAGACGCCAGCCAGACCCAGGACGAGCTGGTGCCGGACCGCGAGCACCTCGACGAGCGCCAGCTCGCCGCGCTCGAGCGGCTCCGCTCCGGCCTGCGCGACCTCACCACGATGGTCGACGCCGCCACCGCCGACCGTGCGGCGCTGGCCCGGGCCGCCGACCTGCTCGACACCGCGGACGGCGCCGCGAACGGCAGTGCGCCGCAGACGGACGGCGCCGCCTCCTCCACCCTCGGGGACCTCGCGGAGCAGTCCGGCGCGGCCGAGCGGTACCTGCTGGGGACGCTGCCCGCGAGCGGCTGACCCGGCGCGGGGCCGCTCAGCCCGCAAGGTCGCCCCAGGTGCCGGCCAGCTCCGCCCACGGCCCGACCGCGGCGACCCGGCCCTCGACGAGCACCACGACCCGGTCCGCCTGCTCCAGGGCCGCCCGCTTGGAGGTGGCGCCGAGGACGGTGGTCCCGCGCTCGCGCAGCGCGGCCCAGAGCTCGACCTCGGTACGGGCGTCGAGCGCGCTCGAGACGTCGTCGGCGAGCAGCAGCTCTGCCCCGGCGGCGAGGGCCCGGGCCAGGGCGAGGCGCTGGACCTGGCCGCCGGAGAGCCGGACCCCGCGGTGGCCGACCAGGGTGTCCGCTCCCCCGGCGGCGTGCAGGTCGTGGTCGAGCCGGGCGTCGGTCACGGCCGCCGCCAGGGCCCGGCCGTGCCCCAGCGCGACGTTGTCGGTGAAGCTGCCCGACAGCACTCGCGGCACCTGGGCGACGTGGGCCACCTGGCCGGGGCGCAGGAACAGCTCGGCATCGTCCACGGGCACGCCGTTCCAGCTGATCCGGCCGGTGTGGTGCACCAGCCCGGCGAGCGCGGCGAGGAGGCTGGACTTGCCCGCGCCGACCTGGCCGACCAGCAGCACCAGCTCGCCCCGCTCCACGCTCAGGTCCACGCCGCGCACCCCGCGGGTGCCGTCGTCGTGGACTGCGTCGACGTCGCGCAGCTCGAGGCGCTCCAGCGGGACCCGGGCCGGCGACGCGGGGGCCGGCGCGGTCCCGGCGACCAGGTCCACGCCGGGTGGCAGGTCCATCAGGTCCGCGCCCCCGGCGAGCCGGGCAGTCGCCTGCTGCCAGGCACGGGTCCCGGGCGCCTCGGTGATGACCGCGCCCGCCACCCGACCGAACCAGTCGAACCCGTTGACAGCGTTGGCCACCAGCAGCGCGGTGGCCAGGTCCCAACCGCCGGCCACGAGGATCGCCCACACGGCGACCACGCCGCCCTGGACCATGACCACCGGGACGCCGTCGAGGAGGGCCTGGACCCGGTGCTCCCGGACCGCGGCCGCGACCCGGCCGCCGTCGACCCGGCGCAGGTGGTCGTGGACCGCAGGCGTGGCGGCGGCGAGCTTGACAGTGCGCGCGGACTCCAGCGCCGAGACCAGGGAGCGCCCGAAGCCGGCCCGGGCGAGCGAGGCCGCGGCGGCGGAGCGGCCCGCCACCGGGCGGCCGGCCGTCGAGGCGAGCGCGGAGGCCGCCATCACCACCAGCAGCACCAGCCCGGCCAGCGCGGTGCCGCCGACCACGGCCGTGACGACCACGACCACGAGCCCGTTGAGCACGTCGACCCACCGGTCGGCGTAGCGCGCGAAGCGGTCGGCGTCCATCGCCCGGGCCACCACCTCCCCCGGCGGCGTGCGGTCCAGGCGGCGCTGGGCGGTCTGGCCGACCAGCACCGACATCCGGGTCCGGAGCATCACCTCGATCCACCACCGCGGATAGCGCAGGAACGCCGCCGCCAGCAGCACCGGACCGGCGAGCAGGCTCGCGACCAGCCCCACGGTGAGGGGCACCGAGGTCCCGCCGTCGCGCAGCTCCATGACCAGGTGGCCCCAGACCCAGCCGGTGGCGGCCCCGTAGGCGCCGACCAGCGTGGCGCCCAGGAACAGCAGCGCCCCGACCACGCCCCACGCCGGACGCACCAGCAGCGCGTGGGCGATGCCGCGGGACAGCGACGGCCCCTCGGCCACGTCGGGCCGCGCGGGCGGCAGCCCGCTGCGCCGCGCGCCGCCCACGGGCGCGCCGGCGGGCGCAGCGTCCACGCCGGCACGCTCGGCCTCCGGATCGGCCGGACCGGCGCCGCTGGCCAGCAGCAGGTCGCGGAACCGGCCCGGGTCGCGCGCCAGGCGCGCCCGCGAGCCG from Nocardioides pantholopis harbors:
- the trpS gene encoding tryptophan--tRNA ligase codes for the protein MSSPAPAARPRVLSGIQPTADSFHFGNYLGALRQWVDLQEEHQPFFFIADQHAITVEQDPKVLRERCLRAAAQLLAAGVDPARSAIFMQSHVPAHAQLAWVLQCLTGFGEARRMTQFKDKSAKGGEGAASVGLFTYPILMAADILLYRPQYVPVGEDQRQHLELTRDLAQRFNSRYKKTFRLPEPYILKTTAKIGDLQDPTRKMSKSASSPAGIVEMLDDPKVSAKKIRSAVTDSEAEVRFDPEAKPGVSNLLTIYSALTGTGVEELAEQYAGRGYGDLKGDLADVVVEFVTPFRERTLELLEDQDYLGKVLRDGAEQAAAVAERTLADVYERVGFAAPLR
- a CDS encoding ATP-binding cassette domain-containing protein; this translates as MSAPTAGRPGPVRDRGPDGPPDAPRPDIDPRRRVDWRRLRGPVGAVAMAASLLAAVGQALGAVVAGRLAGDGTWSLVGVLALCVVGAAVLDAAGRTAWAGVVDRAEGRLRADLLEAALHQPLDALSEQAVGEVLDRVDDDTHEVGVLVRRQVWEALRTVFASGPMWIVAGLTWWPAWLLFPLVALLTLVVVRPLLAEITTRKVAEEIAWTDHSAALEEGITARDDLRTSLGQAHVVRRCAELSARIHRRLLRVLAVETRLTRRAGLLLHGLLAVVGVAGVLLVADGDMSVTQLVTLFLVTSTFVGQVDMLARHLPELQEGLGALVRLRSMLAVEPEPSGGRELPEGPLDLAFEDLHFAYPGGGFALRGVDLRVPAGHTLALVGRTGSGKSTLAALLSRAVDPEPGTVRIGGVDVLELDLQRLRAAVGVVTQRTEILAGTLAENLTLFAPVARERVQAAVAELGLAEWVAGLPAGLDTPLGPGGTTLSAGEEQLVAFARLLVRDVRVVVLDEATARMDPVTESRVVRAADRLLAGRTGVLVAHRLSTTARADQVAVLDAGRVVQHGSRARLARDPGRFRDLLLASGAGPADPEAERAGVDAAPAGAPVGGARRSGLPPARPDVAEGPSLSRGIAHALLVRPAWGVVGALLFLGATLVGAYGAATGWVWGHLVMELRDGGTSVPLTVGLVASLLAGPVLLAAAFLRYPRWWIEVMLRTRMSVLVGQTAQRRLDRTPPGEVVARAMDADRFARYADRWVDVLNGLVVVVVTAVVGGTALAGLVLLVVMAASALASTAGRPVAGRSAAAASLARAGFGRSLVSALESARTVKLAAATPAVHDHLRRVDGGRVAAAVREHRVQALLDGVPVVMVQGGVVAVWAILVAGGWDLATALLVANAVNGFDWFGRVAGAVITEAPGTRAWQQATARLAGGADLMDLPPGVDLVAGTAPAPASPARVPLERLELRDVDAVHDDGTRGVRGVDLSVERGELVLLVGQVGAGKSSLLAALAGLVHHTGRISWNGVPVDDAELFLRPGQVAHVAQVPRVLSGSFTDNVALGHGRALAAAVTDARLDHDLHAAGGADTLVGHRGVRLSGGQVQRLALARALAAGAELLLADDVSSALDARTEVELWAALRERGTTVLGATSKRAALEQADRVVVLVEGRVAAVGPWAELAGTWGDLAG
- a CDS encoding FUSC family protein, with the protein product MSGASDIETTPEQQSTKAHRPGGSPVLIILMSIVVVPAVIVADSFDAGPAAIIGGLVALFSLVAFMGGPLRADLRAAALIAPLLLFAAIVPRLLAEVSRPAAIALVVVLGFVAALLPLRGPRFAHAGLGLGMTTVYAYAYAPHGVTDHQQVIAAAVAGVLVALLVRLLLGVSDPSKPTREQVAEVLVADDPAAATSTAFDTWLSDGRQRWLAQALEGASRYRLAVRANELDAAGSGSDGDVAALRARAEELAEQLRAKHPPAGDAAAPAPGAGPAEASAVRRADAALDSVEHAAHDRDRTPVVLDRGSRHEFRDAVLHPSARLRSIQVRHAFRTAFGLLVMLLITYHLEPGDPLISTVLLSTFAILQASWRDTLGKARTKVVGVVAGSAAVAVILLTVPERYLTEIAAVALVLGLWYITTRPALGAAFMVVVSVGFNAVTRDLDPGELLVQYAVLTACAVAVGVVLGFAVVPAFRPAPLRRRVLDATEATAAVLRAASDGSPSVQQFLALHRDASQTQDELVPDREHLDERQLAALERLRSGLRDLTTMVDAATADRAALARAADLLDTADGAANGSAPQTDGAASSTLGDLAEQSGAAERYLLGTLPASG
- a CDS encoding YihY/virulence factor BrkB family protein — encoded protein: MAPLGEAVGDRVVALRRRRPVVDHVVRMQQHYGDVKAGQQAGAVTYYAFLSFFPVLALSFFAVGYLSEVVPDADGTLIRAIKQVVPGLVGSGEGQVSLTDIQDAAGAVGVLGLVGVLYSGLGWVSALRDALLTVFEKPSAEQPSWVAGKLRDLLALVVLGVVLFVAVGVSGLVAGFSDDVLDLLGLGTELGILVKLLTVVLGLGMNAVLFYLMFRLLAAPHVPRSSLWSGAVLGAVAFELLKQLSGQLLSVTKDQPAFQAFGIALILVVWMNYTSRMIMYAAAWAWTSPAARALRQAEPAEPVQGPRMPSRVEAAAVNDVARPTRLASFVAGALTASGLLHLIHRRKDI
- a CDS encoding 2'-5' RNA ligase family protein translates to MPTIGVAVAIPEPWASQLQDYRTSVGDVTATMIPTHITLVPPTEVAEADLAAVVGHLESVAANVASFSVHLRGTGTFRPVSPVVFVTLVRGISECEQLAAAVRCGPLAVDLAFPYHPHVTVAHDLADDRLDQAFKELSGFECEFDVDDFHLYAHDDGTGWHPTSTFVLTGLETASRTAEA
- a CDS encoding succinate dehydrogenase/fumarate reductase iron-sulfur subunit translates to MRITLNIWRQPNAASAGAMHAYELDEISEDMSFLEMLDVLNENLNEQGEDPVAFDSDCREGICGTCSLMINGEAHGPEVTTTCQLHMRSFKDGDTITIEPWRAEAFPVLKDLIVDRSAFDRIIQAGGYISVNTGSAPDAHAAPVEKKKADRAFDVATCISCGACVAACPNGSASLFLGAKITHLGELPQGQPERYSRVVDMVAQHDHEGFGGCTNIGECTAACPKEIPLDVISQLNKDLRTALKQGR
- a CDS encoding HNH endonuclease, which encodes MAIDPNPAPLGECDSPAAVLAFARSQRAVADRAEVALLEAAVAWAAMHSTDCLDDAACLPGAEGEVAIAGPGAPLVTEFAPLELGAALGMSSDAARAMLGEAVELAHRLPKTWAAVRAGEVPAWRGRKVAANTLSLPADGAAYVDTHVHAVAGKIGYAALDRLIEEARVRFDPAGAEEKRKAAADRRHFDLDTGRVSFAGTVTVDGELDLADALDLDSAVARGARVLGELGCAESLDVRRSLAVGEIARRQLALDLDTTPTEVAGLSKRCRPRQVVVHVHLSAAALGSPSDGDLHLARVENTRSFVSADQVKTWCASPDAQVIVKPVIDLADVDHTDAYEVPDRMAERVVLNNPCCVFPWCTRSARRADTDHVVRHRHEREGPPGDGEYGETTDPNLAPLCRTHHRAKTHTAWTYTKLDETTYLWRSPNGIHLRRDHTGTTIVTT
- a CDS encoding MFS transporter, yielding MTTTAADGTATDRTAADRGGARHVSLAILALAMGGFTIGTTEFVTMGLLPQVADGVDVSIPAAGHTISAYALGVVIGAPVLAYFGARWPRRGLLLALMAAYAVFNLLSAAAPSYEVLTLARFLDGLPHGIYFGVASLVAASMVPPERTGRAVAAVMLGLSVANVVGVPAATWLGQHLGWRAAYVAAAGLAVLTLVMVRAFVPPTPGDPHATGRRELAAFGSPQVWLTLAAGAVGFGGMFAVYSYISPTVTEVGGLGESTVPVFLLAFGLGMVAGTWLAGELAGWSVFGSLLAGAGGTAVVMVLFYLAAPHGWWALPVVFAITALGSVLVVNLQLRLMDVAGEAKTLGAAMNHASLNVANALGAWLGGLVIAAGYGYRSTALVGVGLSLLGVLVLVWSALAQRRTDAADAS
- a CDS encoding SCO4848 family membrane protein; translated protein: MKFERKHAILLLAVAAWNVFSFGNFARNLYNAWSAGEDRATGYWVAHTVLIVVNFAIAGLLGSLGVKALRATKR